A stretch of the Panicum virgatum strain AP13 chromosome 9N, P.virgatum_v5, whole genome shotgun sequence genome encodes the following:
- the LOC120691835 gene encoding anaphase-promoting complex subunit 11-like: MKVKILQWHAIASWTWDTQDETCGICRMAFDGCCPDCKFPGDDCPLIWGACNHAYHLHCILKWVNSQTSTPLCPMCRREWQFKG, from the coding sequence ATGAAGGTTAAGATTCTTCAGTGGCATGCGATAGCTTCTTGGACGTGGGACACACAAGATGAGACATGTGGCATATGCAGGATGGCATTTGACGGTTGCTGCCCTGACTGTAAGTTCCCTGGTGATGATTGCCCgctgatctggggcgcctgcaACCATGCTTATCATCTTCACTGCATACTGAAGTGGGTCAATTCTCAAACATCTACACCCCTTTGCCCCATGTGCCGTAGAGAGTGGCAGTTTAAGGGCTAA
- the LOC120687341 gene encoding uncharacterized protein LOC120687341 gives MAAGKAAAVKRPSFGTRAWRLLRLAVLWARRGGAAHSLRLLRTLRRHGHGLGGGARGDRLRYGEREFSIDETPAFRFRTPSARVLRLIPCIAPAVPDTPGLYRDDRYFFRDAASRALEEDAAAYGYGGPESERGIDDEEEELSCYCGGGDEEELLERAVAESCRASTAAEGDAGVDVKADEFIARFYAQMKLQRQISWLQYNEMMQRSVS, from the coding sequence ATGGCGGCGGGGAAGGCGGCCGCGGTGAAGAGGCCGTCGTTCGGGACGCGGGCGTGGCGGCTGCTGCGCCTGGCGGTGCTCTGGGcgcgccggggcggcgcggcgcacagCCTGCGGCTGCTCCGCACGCTCCGGCGCCACGGgcacggcctcggcggcggggcgcgcggcgaccGCCTCCGGTACGGCGAGCGCGAGTTCTCCATCGACGAGACGCCGGCGTTCCGGTTCCGCACCCCGTCCGCGCGCGTGCTCCGCCTCATCCCCTGCATCGCGCCCGCGGTGCCGGACACCCCGGGCCTCTACAGGGATGACCGCTACTTCTTCCGCGACGCCGCGTCGCGCGCGCtggaggaggacgccgccgcgTACGGCTACGGCGGCCCGGAGAGCGAGCGGGGAATcgacgatgaggaggaggagctgagctgctactgcggcggcggtgacgaggAGGAGCTGCTGGAGCGCGCGGTCGCGGAGTCGTGCCGCGCGAGCACGGCCGCGGAGGGCGACGCCGGGGTGGACGTGAAGGCGGACGAGTTCATCGCCAGGTTCTACGCGCAGATGAAGCTGCAGCGCCAGATCTCGTGGCTCCAGTACAACGAGATGATGCAGAGGAGCGTCAGCTAG